GAAGTTCGTTTCTCTTCTAATTAGAGTCGATTCGAAGATCGAATCGCGTGCCGAATCGGAGATCACCGCTGCGACCAATCGTGGCAATTAACAAATTAGCAAAAccattaatcgatcgatcgatcgactttACGAAATCAGCTCTCGATCGATCAtcatctcctctccttttccctcCGTCAATCCGACCGACCTTCTGCAAGGTCTTCGAGGAggacctctcctctcctctcctcttctctccacTCCGCTCCTCTTCGTCAGGAATGCGTGACTCGACGATTTTCTAACCCGCTTTCAATTACCGTTCCTAGTCTTCTTGTTCTCGTTCCCTTCGATTCTCGTTCCCTTCGGCTCGGTAGCGCTagcgagaggaaagaaaggctGACGCGCGGAATGCACGCGCCTCGTCCAAATGCCGCGCGGAATTTGTCCCCCGTTTCCTTTCGCTCCTTCGAAATCCTTTtgcccccctttttttcctaCGCTCGCGTTCTCGCCACAGGGACGCgtgatttattattccatgtcggagagaataaaaagaatttcgcgCGAGTGACGACGAAAGGAGGAGGCGCGATCGGTGAATACGTTTCGAGACGTAGGAGAAAACGTTGGGTTTGTCCTCCATGCCACGGTCGTGACGAACGAGACAGCAATTTGTTTCGGCTCGTTGGCCGATGATGCGCTCTCATCCAGGGCTGCGTACGTGTTCTGGCGAGAGAATCTCGTTTTGCATGCTTAATGTCATTCGGTTGTCGCATTAGCCGGCCAAATAGACCGGTCGAccgatttaattttcgagcTGTAATGATAACGCGTCCTCGTGGGATATATATCGGTCAGGGTAGAGGATCCAAGCGCTCGTTCCAAGGCTAATAACTTAATCTCGTTCTTGGGACGGGAAAGGGGTAACGCTTTGtagatatatagtttataagcCGGATTATACATGGCGGCGCTCCTCGCGAATGCGCGATGCGATACCAACGATGCTCTATTCACCTTCGTCCGAAtgaataaatcgatttttcgttttttactTCGttcaaaggaaagaaaaaagatgcaaaaatgattttttccaACGATATTTTCGACTCTTCTCTTCTCGGTTggcctcttctctcctctcgcgTTTCGTCGATAACGCGATCTCGTCCACCGAGCGAACGAAAACAATGAAATTGTTTGGTATTTTTTCAGCCATCATGAAGAGGATCTCGCTGGTTTTATCGGCCCTCGTGTTTGCGGCATCCGTCGCGGCGCTGCCACTCCGGGACACCCCGAACGTTCGATTGTTTCCTCGGGACAAGGACGCGGCTCCTCCAGTTTCCACGGAAACAGGGATTGTCACCGGCAAGGACGCGACGAATCAGTGGACAAAAAAGCAATCAGAGAAGACCGACAGTGGAACGAAAGAGTCTTCGAAATCCTCGTTACCAGCCTCGATTCAGGATAATAATCGGGCGGGGGGCAAGGACGTTGAGGACTCGTTGAAACGCATCAGCGAAGCGAGGGACGACAAAACGGGCAAGAAGAATCGAAGGCATAAAGCCATTTTCGTCGATTACCCGCTCGTACCGCAACTTCCATTCTCAAACGACATCGTCCCTTACGACATCGATTACCCTAACAACAACTTCGACGCGGAGGAGACGAGGACGGTGGCGGACTCGAACAACTTGGAGGAAAGTAACATCTTCTACATCAGGCTACCGCCCACGCCGTACATGTTCGTACCCGGATTGGGTTACATCTCGCAACCGCCCACCTATTCGACTACCAGCCTTCAACCTTTCGTACAAGCGTACAAGAGACCCGGAAGGCCGAAACCCGCGTACCACCAATCCGTTAAGCATCCGTTCATCAAACTGCCCATCGATTTCGTGAGCAACGGCAAGCCGACGTCGGTCTACCATTGGCACAAGAAGACGAACAAGAAACCGACCGACACCCCGATCACCAATCTCGACGGTCTCTCCGCGGATTTCGTGACCAATGGGAAACCGACCGCCATTTATCAGTGGCAGAGCAACGTGGAACCGACCGACAAACCCACCGACCACGATTTGGTCCACACGCTGGACAAAGGCCCGTACGAGTTCAACGGCAAGCCGACCAGTTTCTTTCTGCTGAAACCGGATGGAACCACCGCGGCGCGTCACCCTTTCCGCTATTCCGATTACCAGGATAATTCCTATTATTGAACACGCGCCAAGGAGCTCGTTGCTGCCTCGAAAACGAACCGTCATTTCCTCGAAtcgttaaagaaagaaaggaaggaaggaaggaaggaaggaagaaaaatcggcAGGTTGATTGCGGGACTCGATGGAATTCTCGAATCCATCGTCGGCGGCGAGCCGAGAAGAGATGAGAGGGCACGGCTCGATCAGCATGCACGAGAAACGTGAAACGAGGCaaggaatcgatcgattcgcgaTTCTCGTTCGAATCGTAACTACGTACGTATGGTGGTACGAGGCGAATAACGAGCGGATGCCAGGATACGCATACGCGATTGCTTAGAAATTGCATAACCGTGCGAGCTTAAAGGCGGGCTTCGAAACAATCGGCCGCCGATTCGTATCGCGTTGCATTTACATCTAAAAGTATGGGTTATTACTACGGATGATTATAAAGGAACTGTTCTCCGCGAGGCGGGCAATTGTTTGAAAAGTTTCATCGATGATCGACGTCTCGGGTAACACCGTCTCTTTGTCAGAGatatatgtttcttttctttttcagttgGTACGATACCTTCGAGTTCGATATCTCGGCGAGGAGAAACGCACGGGCGGAAGTTAGAAATAAGTTTGATcttaagaagaaataagaataagaaaaatgtcaCTGGTGGATGATCGATTAAGAAGAATGGTTAAAAGAATGGAGATAAGAATGGGAACGGAAAACAACGAGTTTCCGTTTCTGCACGCTCGAAGTACATTTTTGATTTCTACTTGGCATTAATTCACCGAGCTGGCTTCGCGTAATTAAGACATGTCGCTACGACTAATTATTACGACGGGGAGTACTTAATCTCGAACAgacgtatatatatctacaattattctttttaactgTATAGTTACTATTTATAAGTCTATTTATAcgtcaattaattaaaaacgtgcgtatatatatatatatacacacacatagcCAGGCTGATCGTGCAAAAGAAATCACGACGATCATTTGCTCAAACGTAATTTAAGCGTTGCGttaatcgatttcttttttttttttttttcatattcgaacgaaatccacgattattttttaatactgtcACGCTATGTACTTAATgacgtatatttatttgtaaagttCGTATTTTCGTTATCGAGAGaactttttatacatatatatattgatttatcttttaattttgtaaatacgtGAAAAATACACGAAACCTCGAATCGATAACTTTCCCATCTTTCACTCCGAGAGAAACCGGAATTTTCACGTTCTTCTGGGACATCCTTGCCAGTCGCACCCCGATTGCGTCCACAAGAAAACGTGTTCCATAtgtttcccccctcctctcacGTAACACAAATATTGACTCGGGACGCGAGTCTGCTCGGGATTATATCCTGTCTGGTTATACGGGAATACCTCGCGATCTATGCGCTACTTGCTTCAAAGAGATTGAATTCAAAGATCGCGATAACACCGACGCCAGACATCCAGGAAAAGCCAGGTTTAAATGGAATTTCAATTCAACCTCGCGATTCCCTCGGCGATATACGGCGAAGGGAATACGTTggtgaaataaatttcctatTTGCTTCTTATTCTTCCCAAAGAATAtgcgagagaaaaataaatcgccgattttatatcgaaatataaacgATTTATCTTGATTCGAAGCATCCCCATGTTCGTTCGATACGATATCGAACGATGGATAAgacaaatttcaatctttttctttttagaaacgAGCGACGAGCGTTAAACAACGCTAGACAGAGATTAATCCTTGTCACGAATTACAAACACGGCGGTTGAAGggcctgaaaaaaaaaaaagaagagaaaaaaggagagaaagaaacgtggAATGGTCGAACAAAGGAAGATAGGCACTGTGGTCATTTCAAAGTTTGATGGTCAATTACCAAAAAATGTAGCCCTGGGGGCAAAGGGTTCGCCGTTGGCTCGATACTATCGCAAATGTACTGTAACGGGTTAAGAGCGGTTCTCATTCCGTAATCGGGATAAAAAAGTTAGCTCGACAGCCGTTTAAACGACCGACGTTTAAATCGAACGAACAATGCTATCCTCCGCCTCgatcttcattttttctttttcactctcctctcccttccgtTTCCTCAACGGGTACATAGAAGAGCGGCCAACCAACTTGTTACAAAGtactataaatacttttattacgcTACACTGAATGCCATGGTTTCGATACAATTGAGCTTCTTCCTATAACATacgatataagaatataaaaaatgtctgCTGCTCTCGGCGCTTCTGCAATTCAttagattagaaaaaagaacCAGTAAAAAGATCCTTGCACGGATATACAAATAGAAAAGGCATGTG
This region of Apis mellifera strain DH4 linkage group LG14, Amel_HAv3.1, whole genome shotgun sequence genomic DNA includes:
- the LOC102654839 gene encoding uncharacterized protein LOC102654839; the protein is MKRISLVLSALVFAASVAALPLRDTPNVRLFPRDKDAAPPVSTETGIVTGKDATNQWTKKQSEKTDSGTKESSKSSLPASIQDNNRAGGKDVEDSLKRISEARDDKTGKKNRRHKAIFVDYPLVPQLPFSNDIVPYDIDYPNNNFDAEETRTVADSNNLEESNIFYIRLPPTPYMFVPGLGYISQPPTYSTTSLQPFVQAYKRPGRPKPAYHQSVKHPFIKLPIDFVSNGKPTSVYHWHKKTNKKPTDTPITNLDGLSADFVTNGKPTAIYQWQSNVEPTDKPTDHDLVHTLDKGPYEFNGKPTSFFLLKPDGTTAARHPFRYSDYQDNSYY